In Tachypleus tridentatus isolate NWPU-2018 chromosome 3, ASM421037v1, whole genome shotgun sequence, the sequence gctggcggtgggtggtgatgactagctgcctttcctctactcctTTCACTAATATACTAGGGACGACAAGagaagatagcccttgtatagctttgcgcgaaattaaaaaacacacaatatatttttttatttagatcgAATATTTTCTCTGGTTCACATCTTGGACACGAGCCTCCTGATTATTACGTTACCCATTATAATTTATGCCGGTCAGTACTCCACTATAGAAATAACTGccatgttgttttcattagctaAGACTAATGTTGATAAACAGAATGAATTAAGTTTACTGTACGTCTTGTCGCCCTCTATACCTCTATACAtgtgaatatttataacaaagaagtttttatattttctgaagaGCTATATTTAgcagatttaaataaaaataatttactgattttttatttagaaatgactcACTGAAAGAAACGCGTTAACACTTGTTTATTACTCGTGTTTGTATAATAGAAACAGTACAGACAGAATATTATGGTTAACATTACAAAGGTTTATGGCATGATAAATTTCACAATAATACACTTACAACCTGGTCATTTCATACACTCAAGTTTTTCTctcattgtttcttttattttatatttcattatctttCCTGTCGACGTTTTTGGAAAGTCTTCAACCAACACGATGTACCGAGGAATCTTAAAGTTGCTGatctgaaagaagaaaaaaattcattatttaacagATATACTTGTAAGGTTGTTAAAAATAGAGGACAAAAGTCATGACGAAACAATATAAgtcaaacaataaaagtatattatGAGAAAATACAAATCAAACGGGACAGTTCGTTACGAAAGAATATCAGATAAGTAGAAACGTTTCTAGACAATACTTAGTATGTTTACTGTAGCTCAGAATTTGTGAGAAGATCATTATATGTACATAATTGTTTCTACAAAACCTCGTTGTCCAGCACACTTTTTGTTGAATACCAAAACTcatcaatttttatttctattggtTCGCAATATCTTCAggtatttaaaagtattattctGTTTGTACATAACCTGAATGTTACTTCTCTTGATGAACGTTTTATATGGTGATCTATTTGTACAAGTAAAACCTCGATCTATCCCAATTGTCAATTTCTGTGtggttgttttttaataacatattacagATATTACATGATAAACAAGAGTGTATAAAAGTAAgcgtaataaaacaacaactgttgaCATTTAAAAATCCACATTGTAATCCATTTTTAGACCAGTAAAATCTCTGTCGTTGTAACCACCTAACGAATACTTAACAACTGATGGGATAAtggtctgttttatttttatatatattcagttgATGTGATGTTAACATCAACTAGCTATTGTGTTAATATGACATGAGGTAAGTTCGGTGTTAATAGCTTCTTACTGAGCTACACTATTAATATCACATAAGGTGAGCAAAGTGATAACAGCtggtgttatattaacataatactgACTTTTCCTTTGCAAT encodes:
- the LOC143247801 gene encoding medium-chain acyl-CoA ligase ACSF2, mitochondrial-like isoform X1, which codes for MEEEACVWVKLKGGSTVTETELCEYCKGKISNFKIPRYIVLVEDFPKTSTGKIMKYKIKETMREKLECMK